The sequence below is a genomic window from Canis aureus isolate CA01 chromosome 11, VMU_Caureus_v.1.0, whole genome shotgun sequence.
ACGTACGCTTATTTCAGTTTGCTGCCAAACTGTTCTATGAGGATGTGAAAACCAATGAGTCTTTTCCTGTGCTGAAGCTAGTAACATACAGGCCTCCAACTTTAGACTGTGATTACGACAGAGATACCTAGAATCTTTCAAAATCACATACAGGAAAACCTtgatttttcaggaaaataacTTAGTGGCATATAAGGATTCTTTGAATGGGAACTAGATCTtgtgaaagataaaatgaagagaGACCTATCTTGCCTAGTCCCTAACTGAATAGTGTACCTTCCCAATGAGGATACATCTACATTTGTCTACTCCTGTTGTACTATCTATTTCTGAGGCACTCAGGATATTGTATAAGCACCAAAGGCACACTCTGAGTAGCTCAGAATATGCCTATTCACATGAACCGGCTTTAAAATAGTTtagcacagggacacctgggggactcagtggttgagcgtctgtctgccttccacccagggcgtcgtcctggagtcctgggatcgagtcccgaaatcggtctccctgcagggagcctgcttctccctctgcctgtgtctctgcttctctgtgtccctcatgaataaataaatgaaatctttaaaataaataagtaaataaataaatagtttagcACAGAATCTCTAGCAGCACTCTAAGCCTTCAAAGAATTATATGGACATGGCAGGAGGTTCATAGGGAAGTATGTGCAGGAAAGAACGGAGGATAgtcaaaaaagggaaaaggagtcacaaaaggaaatgaatagaattattatttttaaaacgaAGCACATAAACTCACCTTTTTCATCTTGTACTACACACAGAGTTTGCTCTTGACAATGTTTGGGTATCACCACGGTGGCTATCTCTTGAACATCTTTCATTAAAACATCACTATCCATTTTAAGAATACTCTTTAGTCTGCTGAGTTCCTTTGGggcattcttttttctcttttccgcACGCATCTTCCTTTTCCACTTACTCCGTAAGCTTTTAGCCATGTTACCTGGAAAGCTAGCagaaatacatatacaaaagcaaaaaaatttactattaaaaaaagaagggcaagTCCTTGGAAAACCCAGTCAAAAGTTATCAGTATAAAACACAaaccgagggatccctgggtggcgtagcggtttggcgcctgcctttggcccagggcgcgatcctggagacccgggatcgaatcccacatcgggctcctggtgtatggagcctgcttctccctctgcctatgtctctgcctctctctctctctctgtgactatcataaataaataaaaattaaaaaaaaaaaaaacccttcttaaaaaaaacaaaaacaaaacaaaacacacaaaaaaaacaaaacacaaaccgATGGAAGGGCAAACTGTTCACTCTGTTTATGATTTACGATGGTATAATGAACAAAGTATGTGAGGATCAACATGGCCTATACAGCCAGTAAATAATGAGAGCACAAAATCAAACTCCCTGTGGTCACTGGCAAACTCTAAGTCAAGCCAACTCTGAAAGCTCCTGGGGTTTCCACACAAGATGAAGGAATCTGACTTACCCCCAGATGCAAAGAGCATCATCACCTTACATTCATGCAACAACTTACAAATCACaaaatggttttatttgtatttttttaggtaggctccacgtggggctcgagctcaggactctgagatcaagacctgagctaagatcaagagtctgacttagctgactgagccacccaggcgcccccaacatgtttttataaatatatatatatattttttaataaatatttttaaactcgATTTCCTCCAAGCCTATAGGACATCCCACCCGTCTTCCTCATTGTCCTCCCCTCAGTTCAATCTAGTTACTTTAAACTTGTCTTATTTCCATCCTGCTATTCCTCACCTGTTAGCTCCAGCCCTAAATCCTCCACAAGGCGGTTAGCCCAagctataaaaatttttttttgtgctggggcacctgggtggcttagtcaattaagcatctgccttcggctcaggtcatgatcccatcgTCTTGGAATAGTtttggaatcgagccccacatcgggcttcctccctcagcagggagtctgcttctccccctgcctgttgccccttctgcttttactttttctctattaaataagtaacatctttaaaatatatatattttttaatttatatatatttatatatatattttaaagagagactGAGTGcgccagcagggggaggggcacagggagagagagaatcttaacaggctccatactgagtgtggagcctgatgcagggctcaacctcctgagatcacgacctgagctgaaattaagagtcggatgcttaaccaactaggccacccaggtgctcgtagtgtgaacttttaaaaacttaagagcTTTCCATTCTTTCATGGAATTCTTTAATGACATCCCACCTCATAGTCATGATCTACATGGGTATCTGTGCCCTAGCCCTGCTTCCTTCAACTAGGTCTCACCACATGCTCCAAGCTCCATCTCATCCCCAAGTACCATTTACATCTGAAAAAAGTTCAATCAGTGACAACCTAGGGACAGAGTGGGGATTTGAGAAGAGGGGATTACAGGGATTATAAAAAGTTTGGAGGAAGGCTTTTGGGAGAGATTTACATTATCTTGATTGTGCTGATGGATCtttgtatacatatgtcaaaaacTACattatggggcagcctgggtggctcagcggtttagcatctgccttcagcccagggtgtgatcctggggtcccgcgatcgagtcccaggtcaggctccctgcagggagcctgcttctccctctgcctgtctctgcctcgaGGGTTAGGGTAAAAATTATGTAATCAgaacttttggggatccctgggtggctcagtggtttggtgcctgccttcagcccaggggtgatcctggagtcccgggatcgagtcccacatcaggctccctgcatggagcctgcttctccctctgcctgtgtctctgcctctctctgtgtctctcatgaataaataaataaaatcttaaaaaaaaaaaagtttcatggaagagGTTGTGGTGGGCAAAGTAAAGTTCATAACGGCACCACTCACTGTGGACAAAACTGGAAGACAAAGCAAAGATGAACTTTCAGCTTTTCTCAGTGTGGCTTTTTATATTATCAGGAATGCTGTTGCCATggtcaaagttttgtttttgtttttttccctcagaaagGCAAATCAAGACTGAACTCTTCCCCCTCTGAGGgatcaaaaacatttaaaaataaataataaataaaatgcaatacaTTACACACAACCGAGCACTTACAGAAAACATCAAGGCacgattttggaaaaaaaaaaaaaaaaaaaaaaagaaaagaaaattaaataaaaaaaattcacaagtgCACAGCCTGCGCACTTAGGCTCCTGTGCCCGGCGGTGTCCGTCGCgcctgctcctcccttccctcctgggaGAGGGCTTCCCTGGCCCCCGCCCCACCGCCCCATCACCCTTACCCTCCCGCTCCCTTCTCAGTAGGTGTTACGACCTGAGGGCGCGGAGCGCTTTCCGGCCTCGGCGACCGAGGCGCCCGACGCAGTGCGCATGCGCTGGGCGGAGGGACGGTGAGGGACGCCAGCTGACCCCTCAGTGTGCTCCCCCGTCGGCAACGACGCAGCGCTTCGACGGGCCAGGGCCGGGACGGCTGCGGCAAACCACGCCGCGGCCCCGGGCTCGCCCGGGCGAGACGACCGACACAGGAGGGCCCCACGTCGCACGGAGCCCGAGGGCCACCACCGAGAGCGCAGGAGGCGCcggtccccgccccgcccccacacGGCCCAGGCCCGCGACGAGACCCCCCCACCGGGCGCGGGCAGCACAGGACTCACCGGGACACTCGGAGGCCGGTCACCGCGCGCACGGCCACGCCGACCGGAAGCCGCCGCACTTCCGCCTTCCGGGACGCCTCTCTGCGCGCGCTCCCGGGAGCCCCGGGCGGCGCAGGGCACGCCGGGAGCCAAGATGCCCCGGGGCGCGCCGAGGGGCGGGGTCTCCCGGAGGCTGGCGTTGACGCTGACGCACTTCCTCCTTCCGCTGGGCGCGTGCGCCGTGGGGTCCAGGCGGTCTGCAGGCCGCGGGCTGCTGCAGGCGGGGGCTCGGAGCCGAGCTGCGCGTCCCCGCCCGCGGCGGACGCCGGTGCCGGTCGCCCGAACACTCCAGCGGCGCCGTAAGAGGCACGACCGACCGGCACGCGCGCTTCATTCACATTTGTCCCCGAAAGCAAGCCTTTACCAACCCGGAGACCAAGTCAAGGCCAGGCTGCGTCTGCCGGGCCCGCGCGCACCTGATAGCCACTCAGTGGAGAGCAGACCCGAGGCTGAGCCTGGGCCGTTGTCCCCGGGGGCGGGCACGTGGGCCACAGACACCAGTTCTTAGTATTATTTTACGTATGCTCCGGATTGCCTAGGCTTTGTTGTGGTcttaagatatattttctttaaattcaattaacatacagtgcattATGTTTCCGGGGAAGGATTTAGCGATTCATGAGCTGCCTACGACCCCCGGCCGGCAGCGTGGGCCTTGGAGCAGGCAGGTGTCCTGGGGCATCTTCCTAGGTATGTCAGAGCCGGGATTCCTGCTCCGTAGACGCAAGCCAACACGAGCTGACCGATCCTGGGTACGTGAGAAGGACTCGGCAAGGGGTCGCTTtccttatttttacataatttcaaACATGCGCCCTACTGTTTGCTAAGCTGCATTTTCCAGAGATTTACAACACACACCAAAacacagtaaatttttttttaatgatgcccAGTAAATTCCTGTCTGGTTGCTGGTAAGGGAAAAGTTCCTTCTGAGATAATTTGTGtgtacttttctttaaatttgtgtCCTTGAAGAAAACTTGCGTCATATGGAAATTACTATACTCAAAATACATCGGGGTTTTTTAGCACCCGAAAAAAAAGCTCATAATGTGGTATATAAAAAAGAAGCGTGCCTGAGAAACCTGCTTTCTTTAAATAAGATTAACCCTTTATAAAGCAAGTGAATGTCCATGTGTTAATTAGCCATATATTAGATCTTAGCTGCCCCTCCCAAAAATGTTCACGTTGCATTTTAGAGAAAGCTCACTAATAGTCTTAATGAACTGCATCTCATTTAACATACCAGGCCaagacttgaatagacacttGGCACCGGAAAAAACTTAATATGAAAATGTCATGGCGTTAAATATATGCCAAAATTCTGCATTACTAAGACTTGAAAACACTGAATCATAaactgcattttgaaaaaaaaaaaaaacaaaaacttttaaacttATGTTCCTCAggaaaccctgggtggctcagcggttgagcacctgccttcagctcccgggatcgagtcccacgtcgggctccctgcatggagcctgcttctccctctgcctgtgtttctgcctctctctctctcatgaataaaatcttaaaaaaaaaaaaaaaacttatgttcaTCAATTTGtataaaagcagttctaaaaatAAATGGTCTTAGtgtatttaaaaatccttaattcatttcttcattcatacaCTCGAGTATGCACTCTGTGATAGGCTCTATGATGACTGAACTACAGGCTCCAGGACACGTTAGCCCCTGATGGAGGGATGAGGCTCAAAAGTCACAGCGAACATTGCTTCAGCTCCCTCACCAAGCTGGAAGAAGCCGCTGGGACTGGAGGCACAGTGGGCAGGATTGAATACCTGCCTGGAAGTGGGCTGGTTCCCCACCTGCAAGGCAAGCTATGCAACAAGCTACCAGCCACAACGGCCTCTGCAGTCAGGCCTAGCCCATGCAATTCCCAATCTGAATACTCACTCAGGCTTTTACCAAGGCTTCTGGGATTCAGATGGTGACCCCATGTTGTCCAGACCCTAGGTGGTAGGGACTTGAAGGCAAAGCTCTACAAGGACGAACAAGAAAAAGAGCCTAAGTTCCCACCTGTTCGAGAAAAGCCCACAGcatcctgtgtggagcctgcttctccctctgcctgtgtctctgcctgtctctcatgaataaatgaaatcttaaaaaaaaaaaaagaaaaaaggccacaGCTGGCTGCTGACATCACCAAGCCGCCAAAGTGCATCAAGTGGATCAAAGCCAGGTGTGAGGAGgcctgcagaaaaaaaaaatgtaggcagGCAGACAGAGCCCACTACACCTTTCCCAAAATTACATGCCATAAAAAGTTCCCAGATACTCCTCTGTTTTCCCCCTACCTCTGACTATACTTTGTCCCTTGCACGTGGAGTTGCCACTCTACCCAAGTCCtgataatttcactttttaaaatatttctcgaGTCCGCATATTTTCACATTATAAAAAAACTGAAGATGTCTGTatccagcaattctgcttctagATATATTCCCCTATGTAGGCAAACTCCTATCTATGAACACTGGGACATACATAGCAGCACTGATTTTGCCAGTAAAAAAGGAACCatataaaattcttcaaaaaaaaattcttcgaCAGAAGAATGTATGAATAATTATGGTTCACTGATAAAATAGGACAGTCTGCATCAGTTTTCAAACTTCTTGGTCTTGTGATCTCTTCACGTTCTCAGAAATTATATTTGTCATATCAGAaattaaaacaacttttaaaaatttatttaagtcctttaaaaaagataaatgaattacctgtctgcattattttttaagaaactattttccaaaccaaaaaaataatttactgaaaagaatggcactgttttacatttttttgttgttgttgttttttttgttttacattttttaaatctgggatgtctgggtggctcagtggttgagcatctgccttgtcctcaggtcaggatcccggggtcctgggataaagtcccgcattgggcttcccgcagggagcctgcttctcctcctgtctaggtctctgtgtctctcatgaataaataaatttaaaaaaaaaaaaagcacatcaaATCTGTTCTTGCTTATTTAGTATCTTTTAGTCACAACTCAGCACATTCTGCCTTTGGACTGCTAGTAAGAATTAATAATAGTAGCTGACATTAACCAAGCACTTAGTTTATACAACATCCATCTCATTAAATCCTATGAAAGTCCAATACAGTAGGTATTATGATTCCCAATATAAAGATGAGGCAAAAGACCTAATTAGAAAGGGAtaagtaacttgccaaaagtCACATCATCGGTTGCACAGCAAGGATTCCCATTTAAATGCTCTTACCTACCATGCTATGTTAAACCTGAATATAGCATCATTCAATTGAGTATTCATCAATTAATTGATAATGATGGAGTCACATTTACATCTAAAACTCACCAGAGGTTAAAGCaatcttatttatttcaaattaagaGCAGGGGGAATGATGCTTAGCAAGTGTTATGGGTGGagttgtgccccccccccccccccccccgcccaaatTCATATGATGAAGTCTGCCTTAGTCAatttgggctgccataacaaaatactagagactggaaagtccaagatcaaggtgctggcagattcagtgtctaaTTAAAGGCAATCTTTCCCTGGTTCAAAGATTGTGTCCTTTCACT
It includes:
- the LLPH gene encoding protein LLP homolog, which codes for MAKSLRSKWKRKMRAEKRKKNAPKELSRLKSILKMDSDVLMKDVQEIATVVIPKHCQEQTLCVVQDEKDDMKMETEIKRNKKSLLDQHGQYPIWMNQRQRKRLKAKREKGKGKSKAKAAKAAKGLAW